From the Priestia koreensis genome, one window contains:
- a CDS encoding biotin-dependent carboxyltransferase family protein, which produces MRMKMVRPGLLTTVQDTGRIGYQQYGITTSGAMDQLALRVANLLAGNEENAGAMEITLMGPKISFLEDTLIALTGADLSPVIDGKEVGMWRPVLVKAGSLLQFGIPKSGCRAYLAVGGGVQTEPVMNSRSTYVRAGIGGVNGRALQAGDELTCGSPSDKSQHLLSKLQKKEGKAFVAASWTLSSELLPTYEDEPSIRVVEGPEYAYFTEESQQQLTKHPFQVTPQSDRMGYRLKGTELQLREKLELVSSAVTFGTVQVPPDGNPIVLVADHQTTGGYPRIAQVASVDFSKLAQVPPGKSLQFTYISLEEAQKAYIQRETIISTIKKALQFQFN; this is translated from the coding sequence ATGAGAATGAAAATGGTTCGCCCAGGGCTGCTCACGACGGTTCAGGATACGGGTCGAATAGGCTATCAGCAGTACGGCATCACTACAAGTGGTGCGATGGATCAGCTCGCTCTACGCGTCGCAAACTTACTAGCAGGAAATGAAGAAAACGCAGGTGCTATGGAAATTACGCTTATGGGTCCGAAAATTTCCTTTTTAGAAGATACGCTCATTGCGCTTACTGGAGCTGATTTGTCCCCCGTTATTGACGGCAAAGAAGTCGGCATGTGGCGCCCTGTTCTCGTAAAAGCGGGAAGCTTGCTGCAGTTTGGTATTCCAAAGAGCGGGTGCAGAGCGTATTTGGCTGTTGGTGGAGGCGTTCAAACAGAGCCTGTCATGAATAGTCGTTCTACGTACGTTCGCGCAGGAATCGGTGGCGTTAACGGACGAGCGCTCCAAGCAGGTGATGAGCTAACGTGCGGTTCTCCGAGCGATAAGAGTCAGCATCTTCTTTCAAAACTTCAGAAAAAGGAAGGGAAAGCGTTTGTTGCTGCATCTTGGACGCTGAGCTCTGAACTACTTCCAACTTACGAAGATGAGCCATCTATTCGCGTTGTGGAGGGGCCTGAATATGCGTATTTTACAGAAGAAAGCCAGCAGCAGTTGACGAAGCACCCGTTCCAAGTAACTCCTCAATCTGATCGAATGGGTTATCGTTTAAAGGGAACAGAGCTTCAGCTGCGTGAAAAGCTAGAGCTTGTCTCAAGCGCGGTTACGTTCGGAACTGTTCAAGTGCCGCCTGATGGCAATCCGATTGTTCTTGTAGCGGACCACCAGACGACGGGAGGATATCCGCGAATCGCTCAGGTAGCAAGCGTTGATTTCTCAAAGCTCGCACAAGTTCCACCAGGAAAATCACTGCAATTTACGTACATCTCGTTAGAGGAAGCACAAAAGGCATATATTCAACGAGAAACCATTATTTCAACGATTAAAAAAGCACTTCAATTTCAGTTTAATTAG
- a CDS encoding LamB/YcsF family protein, with protein MKVDLNCDLGESFGAYQIGNDQEILNYVTSANIACGFHAGDPSVMRKTVQFALAKNVAIGAHPGLPDLVGFGRRNMAISSDEAYDMVLYQLGALNAFVQAEGGRLNHVKPHGALYNMAAKDPVLATAIAKAIAKFDGELYLYGLAGSELIKAGEEAGLRVRHEVFADRTYQEDGTLTPRSMANALITDAGDAIAQVVRMIKQGEVQTIQGQSIPIQADTVCIHGDGEHALQFAQHIGNVLQKEGIHITSST; from the coding sequence GTGAAAGTAGATTTAAATTGTGATTTAGGAGAAAGCTTTGGAGCATACCAAATCGGCAATGATCAAGAGATATTGAATTATGTAACGTCCGCCAATATTGCCTGTGGCTTTCATGCGGGGGACCCGTCTGTTATGCGAAAAACGGTCCAATTTGCTTTAGCGAAAAACGTGGCAATTGGCGCACATCCAGGTCTTCCAGATTTAGTCGGCTTCGGACGACGGAACATGGCGATTTCTAGTGATGAAGCCTATGATATGGTGCTTTATCAGCTAGGAGCCTTAAATGCATTTGTCCAAGCGGAAGGCGGAAGATTGAATCATGTGAAGCCACACGGTGCGCTTTATAACATGGCTGCGAAAGATCCCGTCCTAGCGACTGCGATTGCAAAAGCGATTGCGAAATTTGATGGTGAACTATATTTATATGGACTAGCCGGAAGTGAATTAATTAAGGCTGGTGAAGAAGCAGGGCTTCGTGTTCGTCATGAAGTGTTTGCTGATCGAACGTATCAAGAGGATGGAACGTTAACACCGAGATCCATGGCGAATGCGTTAATCACAGATGCGGGCGATGCGATTGCCCAAGTTGTTCGAATGATCAAGCAAGGGGAAGTTCAGACCATTCAGGGCCAGTCGATTCCGATTCAAGCAGACACGGTATGCATCCACGGTGACGGTGAGCATGCACTTCAGTTTGCACAGCATATTGGGAACGTTTTACAGAAAGAAGGAATTCATATTACATCATCGACATAA
- a CDS encoding NRAMP family divalent metal transporter, producing MSNQTRKWSVLLGAAFLMATSAVGPGFLTQTTVFTQSLGASFGFVILISILLDIGVQLNVWRIITVSEKRAQDIANILLPGLGVFIAVLIVIGGLAFNIGNVGGAGLGFQVLFGIDAKIGALIAAVISIAVFLVKEAGKLMDRFAQIMGGVMILLMVYVAFTSHPPVGEAALRTIMPTELDPIAIVTLVGGTVGGYITFSGGHRLLDANIRGRSAIPDATRGAVSGITIASIIRIFLFLAALGVVSQGLAINPDNPPASVFQLAAGNVGYKLFGVVMLAAAITSIIGSAYTSVSFIRTFHPAIAKYENWIIIAFIVFSTIVFMTIGQPVKTLVFVGALNGLILPITLTIMLIAAYKKKVVGDYKHPVWLTIFGWFVVVIMGIMGVYTLIRELF from the coding sequence ATGAGCAACCAAACGAGAAAATGGAGCGTACTGCTTGGTGCCGCCTTTTTAATGGCAACTTCGGCAGTCGGACCAGGCTTTTTAACACAAACAACCGTATTTACACAGAGCCTAGGCGCAAGCTTTGGTTTTGTCATTTTAATTTCGATCTTACTTGATATCGGTGTCCAGCTTAACGTTTGGCGTATTATTACGGTATCGGAGAAACGAGCCCAGGATATCGCAAATATTCTCCTTCCAGGGCTAGGGGTTTTTATTGCTGTTCTGATCGTAATCGGTGGACTAGCCTTTAATATCGGAAATGTGGGCGGTGCGGGACTCGGGTTTCAGGTTCTATTTGGCATCGATGCAAAAATCGGTGCGCTAATTGCCGCTGTCATCTCCATTGCCGTTTTTCTTGTAAAAGAAGCAGGGAAGCTAATGGACCGCTTTGCGCAAATTATGGGGGGCGTCATGATTCTTTTGATGGTTTATGTCGCATTTACGTCTCACCCTCCTGTAGGAGAAGCGGCCCTTCGTACGATCATGCCGACTGAGCTTGACCCGATTGCGATCGTTACGCTTGTTGGTGGAACGGTTGGCGGATACATCACCTTTTCTGGTGGTCATCGCCTTTTAGATGCGAATATCAGAGGAAGATCCGCGATTCCAGACGCAACAAGAGGAGCGGTTTCTGGCATTACGATTGCTTCAATTATTCGTATCTTCTTATTTCTAGCTGCTCTAGGCGTTGTGAGTCAAGGATTAGCGATTAATCCAGACAATCCGCCTGCATCTGTGTTTCAGCTAGCAGCCGGAAATGTTGGTTATAAGCTGTTTGGTGTTGTAATGCTTGCCGCTGCGATTACATCGATTATTGGATCAGCGTATACATCTGTGTCCTTTATTCGCACGTTTCATCCAGCGATTGCAAAGTACGAGAACTGGATTATTATTGCGTTTATCGTGTTTTCAACGATCGTCTTTATGACGATTGGACAACCTGTTAAAACGCTTGTGTTCGTTGGGGCGCTAAACGGACTCATCTTGCCGATTACGCTAACGATTATGCTGATTGCTGCTTATAAAAAGAAAGTTGTCGGGGATTACAAGCACCCAGTATGGTTAACTATTTTCGGATGGTTTGTTGTCGTGATTATGGGGATCATGGGAGTATACACGTTAATTAGGGAGTTATTTTAA
- a CDS encoding zinc ribbon domain-containing protein, with protein sequence MSKVENAISDRFKCVKCEHTGCRTKRVAMTGTGLSKMFDIQHNQFLFVSCNNCGYVEVYNPEILEGKKGQLGNILDVLFG encoded by the coding sequence ATGTCAAAAGTAGAAAATGCCATTAGTGATCGGTTTAAATGTGTGAAGTGTGAGCATACAGGCTGCCGGACAAAGCGGGTAGCGATGACGGGAACGGGACTTAGTAAAATGTTTGATATTCAGCACAACCAGTTTTTATTTGTCTCTTGCAATAACTGCGGATACGTTGAAGTGTATAATCCAGAGATTTTAGAGGGAAAGAAGGGACAGCTAGGGAATATATTAGATGTACTGTTTGGTTAA
- a CDS encoding GNAT family N-acetyltransferase, which yields MLEFQYDEDFRVFKEKVIPVLETKEAEHNLILGITERLNEHTPPLFMAIVLKDKEVGAIFLQTHPNQVILAKIVDFSKEEIDHIAQELYMIYPTIPGIIGDRNMSLALIEQWAKWRNATLSVHMNQRIYQLKEVKVPVNLQGLKHIEKEDLNTAYQFLYDFSQEVNEPMTMEAVHEKITMWFDANSLYGLYKDGELISMAATTRPTRSNISVNAVYTPPSHRKKGYASQCVAALTQRMLDQGYASTSLYTDLDNPTSNKIYMEIGYEPVADSIHILLN from the coding sequence ATGTTGGAGTTTCAGTATGATGAAGACTTTCGAGTATTTAAAGAAAAAGTCATTCCGGTGTTAGAGACGAAGGAAGCTGAGCACAATTTAATCTTAGGAATTACGGAGCGGTTAAACGAACACACGCCGCCTTTATTCATGGCAATCGTCTTAAAGGACAAGGAAGTCGGCGCAATATTTTTACAAACGCATCCGAATCAAGTGATTTTAGCGAAAATAGTGGATTTTTCAAAAGAAGAAATTGATCACATTGCACAGGAGCTGTATATGATCTACCCAACTATTCCTGGTATCATCGGTGATCGAAACATGTCACTTGCACTAATTGAGCAGTGGGCGAAATGGCGAAATGCCACATTATCTGTACATATGAATCAACGTATTTATCAGTTAAAAGAAGTAAAGGTTCCAGTGAATTTACAAGGGTTGAAGCACATTGAAAAAGAGGATCTTAACACCGCCTATCAATTTCTCTATGACTTTTCACAAGAAGTGAATGAGCCGATGACGATGGAAGCGGTACATGAGAAGATCACGATGTGGTTTGATGCCAATAGCTTGTACGGCTTGTATAAGGACGGGGAGTTAATTTCAATGGCTGCCACCACTCGCCCGACAAGAAGTAACATTTCCGTGAATGCCGTCTACACGCCGCCGTCGCATCGTAAAAAGGGTTACGCCTCACAGTGTGTAGCCGCTCTTACGCAGCGCATGCTTGATCAAGGGTATGCCTCAACGTCGCTTTATACGGATCTTGATAATCCAACATCGAATAAAATTTACATGGAGATCGGCTATGAACCGGTCGCTGATTCCATTCATATCCTCTTGAACTAA
- the trhA gene encoding PAQR family membrane homeostasis protein TrhA gives MANTHTYSKPEEIANAITHGIGAILSIVGLTLLVVFSVQHGTPWHVVSFTIYGITMLLLYVSSTLVHSFPEGKVKDLFEIFDHSSIYLFIAGTYTPFMFMLNGALGWTIFGIVWGMAVGGIVFKAFFTKKFLFMSTILYVLMGWLIVFAWEPLQSILPEPGIMLLVIGGVLYTVGAVFYVWRGFKFHHMIWHLFVLAGTVLHFLAVILYVLNVPIY, from the coding sequence ATGGCAAATACACACACATACTCTAAGCCGGAAGAGATTGCAAATGCAATTACTCATGGAATTGGAGCTATTTTAAGTATTGTAGGATTAACGCTGCTAGTGGTTTTTTCCGTTCAGCATGGAACGCCGTGGCACGTAGTAAGTTTTACGATTTACGGAATTACGATGCTGCTTTTATACGTGTCATCGACTCTTGTACACAGCTTTCCTGAAGGCAAAGTGAAGGATTTGTTTGAGATCTTTGATCATTCGTCCATTTACCTCTTTATTGCCGGAACATATACACCATTTATGTTTATGTTAAACGGTGCCCTCGGTTGGACGATCTTTGGAATTGTTTGGGGAATGGCGGTTGGTGGGATTGTGTTTAAAGCCTTTTTTACGAAAAAGTTTTTATTCATGTCAACCATTTTATACGTCCTTATGGGATGGCTCATCGTATTCGCATGGGAACCACTTCAATCCATCCTACCTGAGCCTGGCATTATGCTGCTTGTGATCGGTGGCGTCTTGTATACGGTCGGTGCCGTGTTCTACGTATGGAGAGGATTTAAGTTTCATCATATGATCTGGCATTTATTTGTGTTAGCCGGTACGGTTCTTCACTTCTTAGCCGTCATCTTGTACGTTTTAAATGTGCCGATTTACTAA
- a CDS encoding amidohydrolase family protein has translation MLHFINVHLPLEDRSSLYEVIIQEGKYESIKKQDDYREEDTFIPLKGEHVGKTRKIDCEGRVMLPGLVDMHMHLDKAYSFNSVPNESGTLEEAIHNYDKLTPTFTSEILRQRMIKTSLEALSYGTTTIRTHIDFSFTLPEEVAFRGLETALEVREELKEFMDIEVAPMFSGIDVNDEAHFERMRKAIELGIDAIGGAPHLAKEPEKEIELLFLMAKTYDKPLDLHTDESDDPERDTVISIAEQTVKSDMKGRVVVDHLCSLAAMKEDKAHRVIELMKEADLGVVTLPAVNMYLQGRGDEGIVRRGTTRIRELKAEGIRVATASDNIHDPFHPFGKADLIQIGLMTAYVAHMGTRGEQHDLLKMMTDVPASILGLRQYGIKEGHPANFVVFNAQSVEGIFTDIPSTRYVFNRHRWVSVTETSKRLATHSMTELWRANQFQI, from the coding sequence ATGCTTCACTTTATCAACGTACATCTACCGCTAGAAGATCGATCATCGTTGTATGAGGTAATTATTCAGGAAGGTAAATATGAGTCTATAAAGAAACAAGATGACTATCGTGAAGAGGACACGTTCATTCCGTTAAAAGGTGAGCACGTCGGGAAGACGCGAAAAATTGACTGTGAGGGTCGCGTCATGCTGCCAGGACTTGTGGATATGCATATGCACCTTGATAAGGCGTATTCATTCAATAGCGTACCGAACGAGAGCGGCACGCTAGAGGAAGCGATTCATAATTATGATAAGCTGACACCGACGTTTACAAGTGAAATTTTACGACAGCGTATGATTAAAACGTCGCTTGAAGCATTAAGCTACGGGACGACAACGATTCGAACACATATAGATTTCAGCTTTACACTCCCAGAGGAAGTAGCTTTTCGGGGGTTAGAGACTGCGCTTGAAGTAAGAGAAGAGCTGAAAGAGTTTATGGACATTGAAGTCGCACCGATGTTCTCAGGAATTGATGTGAATGATGAAGCGCACTTTGAGCGTATGAGAAAAGCAATTGAGCTTGGAATCGATGCAATTGGAGGAGCACCTCATTTAGCGAAAGAACCCGAGAAGGAAATTGAGCTTCTATTTTTAATGGCGAAAACGTACGATAAGCCGCTTGATTTACATACGGATGAGAGCGATGATCCTGAGCGTGATACGGTTATTTCCATTGCTGAACAGACGGTGAAGTCCGACATGAAGGGCCGCGTTGTTGTGGACCATTTATGTTCGCTCGCTGCAATGAAAGAAGACAAGGCACATCGAGTGATTGAGCTTATGAAAGAAGCGGATTTAGGCGTTGTCACACTTCCCGCCGTGAACATGTATTTACAGGGCAGAGGTGACGAGGGAATTGTCAGAAGGGGAACGACACGAATTCGAGAGCTAAAAGCAGAAGGCATTCGAGTTGCAACGGCATCTGACAATATTCACGATCCGTTTCACCCATTCGGAAAAGCAGACCTCATCCAAATTGGTCTCATGACGGCATACGTGGCGCACATGGGAACGAGAGGGGAGCAGCACGACTTATTAAAAATGATGACGGACGTGCCGGCAAGTATTTTAGGATTACGTCAGTACGGAATAAAAGAAGGTCATCCCGCTAACTTTGTCGTTTTCAACGCTCAATCTGTGGAAGGAATTTTCACAGACATTCCATCTACGCGCTACGTATTCAACCGCCACCGCTGGGTGAGCGTCACTGAAACATCCAAGCGCTTAGCGACCCACTCGATGACAGAGCTATGGCGCGCGAACCAATTTCAGATCTAA
- a CDS encoding autorepressor SdpR family transcription factor — MSDTYKALADPTRRRIVELLKQKDMTVSEIAAHFNISQPSISQHLSILKNSQLIESYKEGKYVIYSLNLTVLQDVLGWFLTLLNKQGE; from the coding sequence TTGTCTGATACTTACAAAGCGCTTGCCGATCCGACAAGAAGGAGAATCGTGGAACTATTAAAACAAAAAGACATGACGGTCAGTGAAATTGCCGCACATTTCAATATTTCCCAGCCGAGCATATCGCAACATTTATCTATTTTGAAAAATAGCCAGCTCATTGAATCATATAAAGAGGGGAAATACGTCATTTATTCACTAAATCTAACGGTCTTACAAGATGTTTTAGGGTGGTTTCTAACACTACTGAATAAACAGGGGGAATAA
- a CDS encoding SdpI family protein yields MRQLAVIGTSFLVIILTWGVFFRYLPDKVAMHFDAAGNPDQYGSKLFVMSMFLVLSFVLLSMTYLFVLYDRKNVHKRKINRPISIFFILFTWSLNSLFLLNTQDEQVRVEKLLFVIIGLFFIIIGNYMPTIKQNSSIGIRTKEALESKIVWNKTQRFGGFVFIVLGFLIACLVFVDGITAVYSSIISLALSLSLGIIMLYSKKQKEA; encoded by the coding sequence ATGAGGCAGCTAGCAGTGATCGGTACATCATTTTTAGTCATTATTTTAACGTGGGGTGTTTTCTTTCGTTATTTACCTGATAAGGTAGCCATGCATTTTGATGCAGCGGGTAATCCAGATCAGTATGGCAGTAAGCTGTTTGTCATGAGTATGTTTTTAGTACTAAGCTTTGTTTTGCTCTCGATGACCTATTTATTTGTTTTATATGATCGCAAAAATGTGCACAAAAGAAAGATCAATAGACCCATTTCGATTTTTTTCATCCTCTTTACGTGGTCGCTTAATAGCTTGTTTCTACTCAATACTCAAGATGAGCAGGTGCGGGTTGAAAAGCTCCTTTTTGTAATCATCGGCTTGTTCTTCATCATTATTGGAAACTACATGCCTACGATTAAACAAAATTCGTCAATTGGCATTCGAACGAAAGAAGCGCTTGAAAGCAAGATCGTTTGGAATAAAACACAGCGATTTGGCGGTTTTGTTTTTATCGTACTAGGCTTTTTAATTGCCTGTTTGGTTTTTGTTGATGGAATAACAGCAGTATACTCTTCGATTATTAGTCTTGCATTATCATTATCACTTGGCATCATCATGCTATACTCCAAAAAGCAAAAGGAAGCGTAG
- a CDS encoding AEC family transporter, which produces MEFLKVLLPVFAIFVLGYVGQKKIGFDPKTISTMALYLLTPVLVFQTFYNAVFDRTYLYMTLYTFGLCFALILIVYIIGYVRGYNKVETCGMILASVFMNNGNYGTPVVLMLFGAVGLHYAIVLMVIQQMVMCTVGVYYAAKGSPDADGIRSAVRAVYRMPIVYGAILGVLFQYAHIPLSNSVKEAVNLVANAAIPTVMIVLGMQLANISLRNLAKSKLSLSLLVKLLVSPLVAYVLTLFLPVDPMVKQIMIITAAMPTAANTTMYALQYNTDPDFVSSATLVSTSLSLATLPLVFMVVL; this is translated from the coding sequence ATGGAATTTTTGAAGGTGCTGCTGCCCGTATTCGCGATCTTTGTGCTAGGGTATGTAGGACAAAAGAAGATTGGGTTTGATCCGAAAACCATTTCGACGATGGCGCTCTACTTGCTGACGCCTGTGCTAGTGTTTCAAACGTTTTATAACGCGGTATTTGACCGTACATACTTATATATGACGCTCTATACGTTCGGATTATGCTTTGCTCTTATTCTAATTGTTTATATTATTGGGTATGTGAGAGGATACAACAAGGTTGAAACGTGTGGAATGATCCTAGCTTCTGTGTTTATGAACAACGGAAACTACGGAACACCTGTAGTCCTGATGCTATTTGGGGCAGTGGGACTTCACTATGCGATTGTACTCATGGTTATTCAGCAAATGGTCATGTGTACAGTCGGGGTATACTACGCGGCGAAGGGTAGTCCTGATGCGGACGGGATTCGCTCAGCGGTAAGAGCGGTATACCGAATGCCGATCGTTTACGGTGCTATTCTTGGCGTGCTGTTTCAATACGCGCACATTCCGCTTAGTAATTCAGTAAAAGAAGCAGTCAATTTAGTCGCAAATGCCGCTATTCCAACGGTTATGATCGTGCTAGGCATGCAACTTGCGAATATATCACTTCGCAATTTAGCGAAAAGCAAGCTATCACTCTCTCTTTTAGTGAAGCTTCTCGTATCACCGCTTGTTGCCTACGTGCTGACGCTCTTTTTACCGGTTGATCCGATGGTGAAGCAAATTATGATTATTACAGCGGCCATGCCAACCGCAGCGAACACCACGATGTATGCGCTGCAGTATAATACCGATCCGGACTTTGTTTCGTCTGCGACATTAGTCAGCACATCGCTTAGCCTTGCAACGCTTCCGCTTGTGTTTATGGTCGTATTATAA
- a CDS encoding SPFH domain-containing protein, with protein sequence MKERKAMYMNGFVGILLIILAGGVGAFFLLQQQVLLGAVLIVIALLLATGITVIQPNQAQVILFFGQYLGTIRASGLFLTVPLAIRRTVSLRVRNFNSKKLKVNDVEGNPIEIAAVIVFKVVDSAKAIFDVDRYEQFVEIQSETAIRHVATKYPYDTFDNVEITLRGNADEVSAELSAQLQERLEVAGVNVIEARLTHLAYSTEIASAMLQRQQATAILSARQKIVEGAVSMAQMAVEQLDQNSTIELDDERKVQMVNNLMVAIISDRGTQPVLNTGTLY encoded by the coding sequence ATGAAGGAAAGAAAAGCGATGTATATGAATGGATTTGTGGGAATTCTTCTCATTATTCTTGCGGGAGGAGTCGGCGCATTCTTTTTACTTCAGCAACAAGTTCTCCTCGGTGCGGTGTTAATCGTCATCGCGTTACTTCTTGCAACAGGTATTACGGTTATTCAGCCGAACCAGGCGCAGGTGATTCTCTTTTTCGGTCAGTATTTAGGAACGATTCGAGCGAGCGGATTATTTTTAACCGTTCCACTTGCTATTCGTCGCACCGTATCACTACGCGTTCGAAACTTTAACAGTAAAAAGCTAAAAGTAAACGATGTCGAAGGAAACCCGATTGAAATTGCGGCGGTCATTGTGTTTAAAGTCGTTGATTCTGCCAAAGCTATTTTTGATGTTGATCGCTACGAGCAGTTTGTTGAAATTCAAAGTGAGACGGCTATTCGCCACGTCGCAACGAAATATCCATATGATACGTTTGATAATGTAGAAATTACGCTCCGAGGCAATGCAGATGAGGTATCGGCAGAGCTTAGCGCTCAGCTGCAGGAGCGATTAGAAGTAGCTGGAGTAAACGTTATTGAAGCACGCTTAACGCACCTGGCATACTCTACTGAGATTGCGAGTGCCATGCTACAACGTCAGCAGGCAACGGCGATTCTTTCAGCTCGTCAGAAGATTGTGGAAGGAGCTGTTTCAATGGCACAGATGGCCGTTGAGCAGTTGGATCAAAATAGTACGATTGAGCTTGATGACGAACGAAAAGTACAAATGGTGAATAACCTTATGGTCGCGATCATTTCTGATCGTGGTACACAGCCTGTTTTAAATACAGGCACACTCTACTAA
- a CDS encoding Arc family DNA-binding protein, producing the protein MAKKKSFPLRIDPELYGILEKWAQDEFRSVNSHIEYLLRESAKKHGRTKKAEEKE; encoded by the coding sequence ATGGCAAAGAAGAAAAGTTTTCCACTTCGCATTGATCCTGAATTATACGGAATTTTAGAGAAATGGGCACAGGATGAGTTTCGCAGCGTGAACTCTCATATTGAATATTTACTTCGGGAATCAGCGAAAAAGCATGGACGTACGAAAAAAGCTGAAGAAAAAGAATGA
- the dacB gene encoding D-alanyl-D-alanine carboxypeptidase/D-alanyl-D-alanine endopeptidase yields MDKQMLKRWLLPLFIFCLVVMPFATNHGSDVEAAGDYAKLSEQINTILQDDRLSGGIASISVRDAETGKVVLERMGNTRLKTASNMKLFTASAALETLGSDYRFKTEIYTDGNKKNGKLSGNLYLKGKGDFSLLEEDFQTLAKEVKKRGITEVKGNVVADDSWYNDVRLSEDLVWSDEPFYYGAQISALTASPNTDYDAGTVIVETTPTTVGKPARVAFVPHTNYAKIINHTKTVASDGTKKISVTRNHGTNEILVEGTIPEKATASRSWVTLWEPTGYALDLFTQALQKEGIRVKGKNNTYGITPAKASLLYTKSSKPLSELMVPFMKLSNNTIAESLVKEMGQVVYKEGSWEKGLDVIRAYAEKEGVNVKTLRFRDGSGLSHVTNVPTNEISKLLVNVQKEKWFHDYEYSLPVAGNSDRMTGGTLRNRMKGTAAEGTVLAKTGTITGASALSGYVTTKGGEKLVFSLILNNFIADDVKSIEDRVGVALASYQ; encoded by the coding sequence ATGGACAAGCAAATGTTAAAAAGATGGCTGTTACCGCTCTTTATTTTTTGCTTAGTTGTAATGCCATTTGCCACAAATCACGGCTCCGATGTTGAAGCAGCAGGCGATTATGCGAAGTTGTCAGAGCAAATTAATACGATTTTGCAAGATGACCGACTGAGTGGAGGAATTGCTTCCATTAGCGTTCGTGATGCAGAAACAGGGAAGGTCGTATTAGAGCGAATGGGTAACACCCGGTTGAAGACCGCTTCTAATATGAAGTTATTCACCGCATCCGCAGCGCTTGAGACGCTTGGGTCCGATTATCGCTTCAAAACGGAAATATATACGGACGGAAATAAGAAGAATGGCAAACTAAGTGGGAATCTCTATCTAAAAGGAAAAGGTGATTTTTCTCTTTTAGAAGAGGATTTTCAAACGCTTGCCAAGGAAGTCAAAAAACGTGGCATTACAGAAGTGAAAGGGAATGTGGTAGCGGACGATAGCTGGTACAATGACGTGCGCTTGTCTGAGGACTTAGTGTGGAGCGATGAACCTTTTTACTACGGAGCACAGATTTCAGCGTTAACAGCTTCACCAAACACGGATTATGATGCGGGAACGGTGATTGTGGAAACGACGCCAACAACGGTAGGGAAGCCTGCACGTGTCGCGTTTGTTCCTCACACAAACTACGCGAAAATTATTAATCACACCAAAACGGTTGCATCAGACGGCACGAAGAAAATTTCAGTGACGCGCAATCATGGAACGAATGAAATTTTAGTAGAAGGAACGATTCCGGAAAAAGCAACGGCTAGCCGCTCATGGGTGACGCTATGGGAGCCAACGGGCTATGCGCTTGATCTGTTTACACAGGCTCTACAAAAAGAAGGCATTCGCGTTAAGGGGAAGAACAATACATACGGAATTACACCAGCAAAAGCCTCTTTACTTTATACGAAATCATCTAAGCCGCTCTCAGAGCTCATGGTGCCATTTATGAAGCTTAGCAACAATACGATTGCGGAAAGCTTAGTGAAAGAAATGGGGCAAGTGGTATACAAGGAAGGAAGCTGGGAGAAGGGCCTTGATGTTATTCGCGCTTATGCTGAAAAAGAAGGCGTCAATGTTAAAACGCTCCGCTTCCGAGACGGGTCTGGTTTATCACACGTGACAAACGTGCCAACGAATGAGATCTCAAAGCTTCTTGTGAACGTGCAAAAAGAAAAATGGTTTCATGACTATGAATATTCGCTTCCTGTCGCAGGAAACAGTGATCGCATGACAGGTGGAACGCTCAGAAATCGCATGAAGGGAACAGCTGCGGAAGGAACCGTTTTAGCGAAGACGGGAACGATTACAGGTGCAAGTGCGCTGTCTGGGTATGTGACAACGAAAGGTGGGGAAAAGCTCGTGTTTTCCCTTATCTTAAACAACTTTATTGCAGATGATGTCAAAAGTATTGAAGATCGAGTAGGCGTCGCATTAGCAAGCTACCAGTAA